One Artemia franciscana chromosome 7, ASM3288406v1, whole genome shotgun sequence DNA segment encodes these proteins:
- the LOC136029507 gene encoding uncharacterized protein LOC136029507 translates to MKLLALFSVVTIILPVVWLVPIDKPNADIKNVKKSVDSDKVEPSNKRTKEVANIPKNLEVDAVPAALPTLDKKAVKGSTVRASDPEINPKEDGDIDERVKRQLCNNRGGGGGRTGGGGRGGGGRRGGGGRRGGGGGRRGGGGRRGGGGRRGGGIRRIPGIRRPGNGC, encoded by the exons AtgaagctgttagcacttttttCTGTCGTGACAATAATCCTACCAGTTGTTTG gcTTGTACCCATTGATAAGCCAAATGCGGATATAAAGAACGTTAAAAAATCCGTTGATTCTGATAAGGTTGAACCAAGTAACAAGAGAACAAAAGAAGTAGCCAATATCCCAAAAAACCTTGAAGTTGATGCGGTCCCGGCTGCCTTACCAACATTGGACAAAAAAGCTGTTAAAGGCTCTACGGTGAGGGCATCAGACCCTGAAATAAACCCTAAAGAAGATGGGGATATAGATGAAAGAGTCAAAAGACAGCTCTGTAATAACAGAGgtggtggaggaggaagaacaGGTGGTGGAGGAAGAGGAGGCGGTGGAAGAAGAGGAGGTGGTGGAAGAAGAGGAGGAGGTGGCGGAAGAAGAGGAGGAGGAGGAAGAAGAGGAGGAGGAGGAAGAAGAGGAGGGGGTATTCGACGAATCCCCGGGATACGCCGACCAGGCAACGGATGCTGA